One region of Hydrogenobaculum sp. Y04AAS1 genomic DNA includes:
- a CDS encoding RsmE family RNA methyltransferase, with amino-acid sequence MHRFFAFRKNGTIEFFEEDKKHFKVLRIEKNELLELVIEDKIYEAKFTGQNFELLEEKTKPPDVKIYANVCIPIKLQTLETIIDYAVQGGVFEITPVFCKRSFQDSSKLLEKYQRLQKILKEAIKQSRPSFLPKLNHPISLQDITLQGYGIVFDSFEKPKNDLLKDNKYTLVFGPEGGLSKEEVEFLKALGFNTHSLGDNILREELAVFAGIFMIRCKL; translated from the coding sequence ATGCATAGGTTTTTTGCTTTTAGAAAAAATGGTACGATAGAGTTTTTTGAGGAAGATAAAAAGCATTTTAAAGTACTTAGAATAGAAAAAAACGAACTTTTAGAGCTTGTTATAGAAGACAAAATATACGAAGCTAAATTCACAGGGCAAAATTTTGAGCTTTTAGAAGAAAAAACAAAACCCCCAGATGTAAAAATATATGCAAACGTATGTATACCGATAAAGCTTCAAACGTTAGAAACAATAATAGATTATGCAGTACAAGGCGGTGTTTTTGAGATAACCCCTGTTTTTTGCAAAAGAAGTTTTCAAGATAGCTCTAAGCTTTTGGAAAAGTATCAAAGGCTTCAAAAAATTTTAAAAGAAGCTATAAAGCAAAGTAGACCCTCTTTCTTGCCAAAATTAAACCATCCTATTTCTTTACAGGATATAACATTACAAGGATACGGTATTGTTTTTGATAGTTTTGAAAAGCCCAAAAACGATTTATTAAAAGACAACAAGTATACCCTTGTTTTTGGTCCAGAAGGAGGACTCTCCAAGGAGGAGGTGGAGTTTTTAAAAGCTTTGGGATTTAATACTCATTCTTTGGGGGATAACATATTAAGAGAAGAGCTTGCGGTGTTTGCTGGTATTTTTATGATAAGATGTAAGTTGTAG